In Aedes albopictus strain Foshan chromosome 3, AalbF5, whole genome shotgun sequence, the following are encoded in one genomic region:
- the LOC134290554 gene encoding probable phospholipase A1 magnifin: MKLVQTPNRERHLVMAKSFEKWYAFLVLLLLPGEFVAADGGGFESTIQYAVFNRESQKLIYLTDDDDGFTDNGCKPNEPFAIVIHGWRDSATKDWVVDLLSNLTTYRPGCTMFMSYGNDSQKMNYFRDLYPNFDLLASSLTQYLRRVEAVGFDPDDGYLFGFSFGANLALEAGRRFGLQRLGRIDVCEPTGVRFDNDKRYFLLDPKLAAKQVQCIHTSNNLGTQRRDCHVSWSMGICGREQSAAGPFPKGSHGLCVHFYNSAFSHRFYAVPKPKNCKSNRFAATWPVGFRMGYFCEMERSSKVYGELFAETTKKYPFTDKK; encoded by the exons ATGAAGCTCGTTCAGACTCCAAACCGTGAACGCCATTTAGTCATGGCCAAATCGTTCGAAAAGTGGTACGCTTTTTTGGTGCTGCTCCTACTGCCCGGGGAATTTGTAGCTGCTGATGGCGGCGGTTTCGAAAGCACCATTCAATACGCAGTTTTCAATAG GGAATCTCAAAAATTGATCTACTtgaccgatgacgacgacggtttCACCGACAATGGTTGCAAACCGAACGAACCGTTTGCCATCGTAATCCACGGATGGCGAGACAGTGCCACCAAGGATTGGGTCGTTGACCTGCTTTCGAATTTGACGACCTACCGCCCGGGATGCACCATGTTCATGAGTTACGGAAACGACAGCCAAAAGATGAACTACTTCCGGGATCTGTATCCAAATTTTGATCTGCTGGCCAGCTCTTTGACTCAGTATCTTCGACGGGTGGAAGCTGTTGGGTTCGATCCCGATGATGGGTACCTCTTTGGATTCAGCTTTGGTGCGAACCTAGCGTTGGAAGCCGGTCGAAGGTTTGGCTTACAGCGGCTTGGGAGAATTGATG TGTGTGAACCAACAGGAGTGCGATTCGACAACGACAAGCGATACTTCCTGTTGGACCCCAAACTGGCTGCCAAACAGGTTCAGTGTATCCATACGAGCAACAATTTGGGGACACAACGGCGCGATTGTCACGTCAGTTGGAGTATGGGCATTTGTGGACGGGAACAATCAGCAGCGGGTCCATTTCCGAAGGGATCCCATGGACTGTGCGTGCATTTCTACAACAGTGCTTTTTCGCATCGCTTCTATGCCGTTCCCAAGCCGAAGAACTGCAAATCAAATAGGTTTGCAGCCACTTGGCCGGTGGGATTCCGAATGGGGTACTTTTGCGAAATGGAGAGGTCTAG CAAAGTATATGGCGAGCTGTTTGCCGAGACGACGAAGAAATATCCGTTTACAGATAAGAAGTAA